Proteins encoded within one genomic window of Vanrija pseudolonga chromosome 3, complete sequence:
- the SAT7 gene encoding FAD-dependent monooxygenase SAT7 yields MPAPTSTTKPLKVAIVGAGPGGLAAAIQFRRLPDIELSIYDQARELREVGAGIALNQNSWRQLRELGAAEDISQYHTRQTEDKIAVEQRIGRTGELIYQRKVSGNPDQPPAVRIERTVLQRALINRLPKDLVQLSKKLDKYEETDAGVTLTFKDGTTAGPFDLVVGADGIRSAVRHQAYPDHQLSYTGKVAFRVLIPQERVAHLEGIPSAATWWHTPDTHVYTLPLDNGQFEIATRAIENEEHGQKVSWGQIVQDKERVRNHYTGYTKLIRDIIDTVEDGEWQEFALFGGPLLPNVTRNGRIVLLGDASHPLSGAFGSAGAAFAFEDAFVLAKVIEFARTNAKSQAYALDLFDDIRQPRFEYLYSVLNHGGSNLKAVRDEKLQPDDHVREVIRRNWAGEGRKPGDQGDQIYAYNVQDVWAAREKEEKDKIAKVTKPVEVEKVAEQLAAVTVAA; encoded by the exons ATGCCTGCCCCAACGTCCACCACCAAGCCGCTCAAGgtcgccatcgtcggcgccggacccggcggcctcgcggccgccatTCAGTTCCGCCGCCTGCCCGACATCGAGCTGAGCATCTACGaccaggcgcgcgagctgcgcgaaGTCGGCGCC GGCATCGCGCTCAACCAGAACTCTTGGCGCCAGCTTCGCGAGCTGGGAGCCGCAGAGGACATTTCGCAGTACCACACTCGCCAGACGGAGGACAAGATTGCTGTTGAGCAGCG CATTGGCCGCACCGGCGAGCTCATCTACCAGCGCAAGGTGTCGGGAAACCCGGACCAGCCGCCCGCGGTCCGCATCGAGCGCACCGTGCTCCAGCGCGCGCTGATCAACCGCCTCCCCAAGGACCTTGTGCAGCTGTCGAAAAAGCTGGACAAGTACGAGGAGACGGACGCCGGCGTGACCTTGACCTTCAAGGACGGCACGACCGCCGGGCCGttcgaccttgtcgtcggcgcggacggtATCCGCTCGGCGGTCCGGCACCAGGCGTACCCCGACCACCAGCTGAGCTACACTGGCAAGGTGGCCTTCCGCGTGCTCATCCCgcaggagcgcgtcgcgcacctcgaggGCATCCCGTCCGCCGCGACGTGGTGGCACACGCCCGACACGCACGTGTACACGCTCCCGCTCGACAACGGGCAGTTTGAGATCGCGACCCGCGCCATCGAGAACGAGGAGCACGGGCAAAAGGTGTCGTGGGGCCAGATCGTCCAGGACAAGGAGCGCGTCCGCAACCACTACACGGGCTACACGAAGCTTATCCGCGACATTATCGACAcggtcgaggacggcgagtggCAGGAGTTTGCGCTGTTCGGCGGGCCGCTCCTCCCCAACGTGACGCGCAACGGGCGCatcgtgctgctcggcgacgcgagccACCCCTTGTCGGGCGCgttcggctcggcgggcgcggcgtttGCGTTCGAGGACGCGTTTGTGCTTGCCAAGGTCATCGAGTTTGCGCGCACAAACGCCAAGTCGCAGGCgtacgcgctcgacctgttCGACGACATCCGCCAGCCCCGCTTCGAGTACCTCTACAGCGTGCTCAACCACGGCGGGTCCAACCTCAaggccgtgcgcgacgagaagCTCCAGCCAGACGACCATGTGCGCGAGGTCATCCGCCGTAACTGGGCCGGAGAGGGCCGCAAGCCCGGAGACCAGGGCGACCAGATCTACGCATACAACGTCCAGGACgtctgggcggcgcgcgagaaggaggagaaggacaagaTCGCCAAGGTCACCAAGCCCGTCGAGGTTgagaaggtcgccgagcagctcgcggccgtcacCGTCGCTGCTTag